GCAGTTTTTTGTTCCCTGAGTATTGTGTTTCATGCATCTCGCCATCCGGTTTGAATTGTGCTAAATGAAACTCAATATGTTTCTACTTTCCACACTTTAAATGGTATTGGGAGGAAGCGATGATagactagtggttaggatttcggctccactttcggggggccgagttcgaatcccgtcgcgcacctataactttctaagttatgtgcgtttattaaaatatcacttgcttcaacggtgaaggaaaacatcgtgaggaaacctgcatgcctgagaattcttcaTAAGTTCCTCAAAGGcatgtcgagtccaccaatccgcactgggttgACGTGGTTTGGCGAGAGTTTTTTCCTTTTAGTTAAGAAGTAAAAGTTAATTTCTATAGACTGTAAATGGAGGTACGAAAAAATGTTGATATAGGTCGAGCGTGTACTGCGTAGAACATTAATTAATGTGACACCTTTGCTTTTACACAGTTATTTAGTTTGACAATccatgtttaaatatttattccaaGATATAATGTTTGCAGCAGTGTAGTTCATATTGTGTTTCATGCATCAAGTTCTACGCTTTGGATTATGCTAAATGAAACTCAATACATGGTTCACCATTCGTTAAATATGCAATTACTGAGGCGCAAGGCTTCcctatagttattttttacagaCGGGAAAGACCTGCGCGCACATACAGGATGGCTGAGTAATACGCTCTACTCATACATTTCTGTATATCGCTTAAAACTAATCCAGATAAAATTTCCTAATTTAGAGAAGCCTTCTCTAAATTCTTTACAGAAGTGCGTCCCGCAACTTTATGTCGCAGGTTAACTTCAGTATTTACTATTCTTGAGTAGTAGTCGAGATGCAGGTATTCTATGAATATTAAAGGATTCGCAATATGCATTTCCCGGAATCAAATTTGACCGCGCGCAAAAAAGGTATAGGTAATTCAGCGTAACAtacgttttatttacaaacGTGAGTTGAGAGAGTCTGCGTAGTAAGTAAATCATGTTCAGCACCAGAATAAGGCGTCGCGATCTTCTACTTGAGGTTTAGCATCTCAAATGTCGCAGTATTTTATTACAAAGATGTACGAGGTTCGCTGTAAGTAAGGATTTAATTGCCTTACTTTTATTTCTCACAGACTCATCACCTCGTAAAGGCGTCCACAGTGCCTCGCGGTTTAAAGACTCCGAAAAGGTTTTTATCAAGTAGACTAAATGTATGGGCTTTAaccgataataaaaaaaagattttgagATTGGTGAGCGCGTATATCCGGTATGCAGATATGAAAGGTTTTTACCAATTGATAATAATGAACAACCTGTAGCACCTGCAATCCTGGCGCCAAATATGTCGAATTAGTGCATACAGAGAAAGCAATTTAACACTGAACGTCAGCTGTTGCATGTTTTGATATGGTACTCGAGAAGTTTTCCCCAGATACACAGTAAGCTATGACGTTGTTTTCTGTGACCTTCCATGGTAGTCCCCGCAATGATAAGATCTTATGAATCTCCAGCTGCTTTGACCACGTGCTTGAAATACACAGAGGAACGGTTGCAGCTGTTTACGATTCAAcgtttgtattaattttaaatgagcGTCGGCGGTGCTCGATATATTTGATCCGGAATGATTGCAGAATTAAAATTCCGCTGACGGAGGTTGCAGTACTGTAGCTACGAAAGgttaatcttattttaatagtaCAGAAAATATAAAGCCCTTGCGGCATCCAGATTGAGAGGATTATAGTTCGAGTGTGCGCTCTAAGAACATAGAAGTATATCTCTGTAATCTCTATGCAGTAGAAAAACGACTTCGGTGTCCGTATAACAGCGAGAAAAAGGTATAGAAGGAAACGTTTTATTAGCATGTTCTCTATGTCACAGAATGTCTCTAATCTTTCTATCGGCAGCATCGTGGAGACAACAGAGGTGCCAGTTTTAAGCCTTATTTAGAATTGCTGCTTCCTGTTAATGCCTGCTGTCGTCTACCCTCACACTATAGTTGGTACTGCAGTCttggttttattattagaaCTGTAATTAAGAATAACAAATTGTTTTTCCGATATAGGTGCACTTGGTTAATATAGAGCCTACGAAACATAGCATGCTTCGACGTGAAATAACAATAGGAACTTTTTAACAATCCCATTGCACGGAAattggttttatattaatagcaaaCAAGAATACGTTCTTTCAGTTTATGGTAGGGATACATACTTGCGATTATGGATGCGATAATGGATTTATGCAACGGTGGAGGAGAtcatctataaaataattaggtatattttattgatacattttttattttagcatctTACGTTTTCTTCTTCACCCGTATTTATGGAATGTGGAATAACTTTAAGTTCTTAACTATTTTGTCCGTTTTTAACATGCAGCTTGCTTTAAACCTGGTGTTTAATTGGATACAATTGAAGAGTTTTTGCTATTGGAAAGATATAATGCGAGCATTTAATTGGCATGTTTGGATTGATCTGTTTCGAGAAGTCGAAAATCTCAGATACATTAGTTGACAAGCAAAACGTTGCCGTAAATTACCTTGGCAACGCTCATGTGTAAGTATTCAGTATGATGTGATGGTATATTTAACTGTAGCTTTCGTAAATTAACGTGCAGCATAATTGTTTTATAGGTAGTCCTTAATGCTAATGGGTATCGATATAAATGTTGATTAACTTTTAGAAAATTTACCTATGTACATGAAGTTCAACATTGGCATTTGTTTCTTAGTAGGTACGCAAATAGTCACTGCATTTACTGTTGTAGCGGTTTGTTTTGGCTTGTGCGTGTTGTTTTCTTCTAAACTGCAATTATGGTTGTCCCTTTTGGCTTTTGTCCCCTAAAATTGAAGTTGTTGTGTTCTCATTGTTAGAGAATAGGGCTTTAAAACAAaaggtacaaaatattttaaaaaactgattttaacgccttttagtttttattgaattctGTATCTATATTTACAACATGATATACTGTATAAATCTTCATTGTTTCATTATCACTAAACAAGATTTTCATCTTTAAATGTGAAATGTCGACACTCAAACCAATGTACATTTTGAAGCCCTTACAAGTCAACATTTAGAAGCACTAAGCTTTTGAGCTTTTTTCTTTGATTGGCAATTAACAGCGTAATTAAATttgggccttattaataaacgcggCATAACGgcggaatagttatgcagtgttttttcacgttgacattttattttttctgtcagttaaagtgacaaaacactgcataatcATTCCGaagttatgccacgtttattaataaggcacTCTATGTATTTATTTGGGTATACTATCGACACTCAGTAGAAgcatcaaaataattaataatttatctaaatgTGGGCTTTAAGTATcaatctatttaattttaagttggttttgtttgtttataatatgtattatttatcacACTGTAAATTTACACACAGCACCAATAAATATCCTAAACAGTGTTAATGGTAGGGAAAACACGATAAAATTAAGTgacaaattatattaatcaCTAAGGTAGtgtaataagaataataatataataataggtatcGGACAAATAGAACTTATTTTTATAGGTACCAATTAATTAAGGAACATTATGGAAACATAAAATAAGattaattatagaaataattaggaTTATAAGAACGTAAACTAAATAACTTAGTTATTTAGGATATAGTTTTGTTACagattctttaaaattttattttaggtacaGAAAACGCGTTAACATATGTTTTAAGAACTTGCCACAGTAGGAAAATTTGATAACTGAAGGAGTTTGATCATTTTATGAAAGAGCGTATTGCTCAATAATCACCTTTATAGGTAGATAGAACCGGGCGATGATAGGTAGAGTTGAATGAGATCAGGCAGGGTGAGaacaaaatttacattaattGTCAAAAAATACGGCTTTAAATTCATTCAAAAAAGGTGATGCCTGTGGAGTTTGTTGCGCCGCTTCTTCTCCACAGAAGTACACCTTCCGAAGCGGTGGTacatttttctaaattaaaaaaaaaaacacataagactgtaatattttttatttacttgttttattCTAACATCATAACTGCCTCAATagttcaataaataatgtaaagataaattttttaagaagCAGGTTAagaataacatttaaattaattgacaAAGGTTTTACAAACAATTGGCTTTAAATTCACTTAAAAAAAGGTGATACCTGTGGAGTTTCTTGCGCCGCTTCTTCTCCACAGAAGTACACCTTCCGAAGCGGTGGTAGATGTtttccaaattttaaaaatataaaattttcatcaaaaaacatatttaatataaactaaaatataaataaaaagtttattcatttatttgcttgttTTATTCCAAATCTCCTTTAGGTACaatgaaattaaacatttaaaataacactacccttgttgttttattttcctACACCCATAACTTTAAGCAAAGTATAAAATTGCCTAGCCTGCAATTAAAAtgctacaaataaaatatgcaaCTAATTTCCTGACCGAAATGCATTTAAAGAATAATGTCTGTAAAAAAACACTTGTTAGTGTAAGATTATGAGTATAACACTCGAGCCAATATGAATTAATGAACCTATTTGAAATCTGTGAATGAATGTATTCACAGAGACTTCAAATGCTTTTCATGTTGGTCTCTATTTATTAGTTAGCAgacattaattataattcttGCCGCTAAGAAATTTAGCGTATACCTACGATGTcgtttagaaaccgattacctATCGGATTAGTGTTATCTGTCAGAATTGCGGGTAAATATTGGTAAGAATAATTTATTCGCCAATCTGATATCGGATTGGCGGCGGCACATACATGTTCATTTTGAAgagggtaggtaggtaggtacttagtaaAAAACTTACTGTTgtcgtaggtacctacctacatatatCCTGTACAGTTTCGTTCGATTTGGAAATCATACCGACCCGCTGTTCTGACCGATACGTTTAGAGGTAGGTAggacggtcgactggcgcagtgggcagcgaccctgctttatgagtcctaggccgtgggttcgattcccacaactggaaatttttgtgtgatgaacatgattgtttttcagtgtcagggtgttaactgtataatattataagtacctatttatttgttttatattcataaaaatattcaacagctatcttagtacccataacacaagctacgcttactttggggctagatggcgatgtgtgtattgtagtatatttatttatactctctaataggttagctcgctaccattttacaatgcatcatcactcaccattAAGTGAAAttaaagtcaagggctaacttgtagaataaAAAGACAATTTAGCACATTGGTAGCCAAACAAATACTAGGTGAAAAGATtctaatatatatcttaataattcccatgccatcgagagaatcgaccatcacacgtataactaacaagttcatataaaaaacatgttttcgaccaaatatttgcaacaatagtataataccatcgatcactaaataatacccacctagataattgcattgttttaatcaatatttacaTGGCTTTGCCATCGTTACATTCGAGTTGGGCGAGGTAAAGAATTAATCCACTGAGTGCAAAGTTTGAGATGTTCTACCTACGATTACTAATTCGAACGCGTGATGGTTAACtacgagcgccatctagtaacatTACGGGGAAACAGGCTTGTTACAAGATTGCGCTCTTTctatatcatttaaattgtagtTAACATTAACGAGATCGAATAAgcaaacgtaggtagaaaatctcacttGGCTCTGTTTCCGGTAGTCTGGCAACAAGTGGCGTTGCCTACGCTTGCGTTGTTGCGTTTTCCAAAGTGTGCCATCTATTGCCGAGTAGTCGAACCAAAAATATAAAGACCTATCTATTGTACAATCTAACCCTAGATCGACAGGCTTGATTAAATGTAGAGCATTAGACTGGCCCCTTTGTGTGTTTAATAGAAGGCCGGGATGTACCAACCTACTTATTACTTTCTTGCAAAGTATGCCAGGGATTTAAGAAGGATGTCGAGGTCTATATCCCCGCTCCTCAGCCTTGAATTTGCTTAAAGTCGGTTTGGAAATTACCCATCATGCTAATTCTAGTTGCCTGaaatatccagtggcgtgcatagagggtgtgcacagggtatgcagattatataaaataaagaaaatctccagtacgagttataaatactaaacggtaggcttttataactcttacaatgcctatccttaagtttttttataaattttactagagattttcttcatttaatatcgtttttcttcatttaatttagGCTGTCATGGCCTAATTATTTTCGAAGAAGGTAACGAACTTATTATTTTCTGATGTCCAAAATAAAGACACTCTTGAGCTCTCAACTGACCAAGTGTTGCGTACAACGACTTCAATTATAATTGcgtatcataattattattattgttgttaactTATTATTTGCTATTTATGGCAGTACCTGCGAAGTAACTTGAacgaaattgttatttttttttttattgcgctTCAAGCAACCCTGCGTAGttgatggtaacgggctaacctgttagggggtatggcaaACGTATAGTTTAGTATTAGAAGTAGACTAGATGCAGAGCTTTTTCGGGGAAAAACTAacaacatgcttatttctgccgctaagcagcactgtCGCAATGCTGAAaagcgtagttgccggtgtgatAACAGGCGCATGAGACTTGACATCTTTTCCTAAGGTTGATGGAAATGGTGTTTATTTCATGCCCCGCGAAGTGCTGCATTTATAGGCAATAGTTTTCCGCTTACCATCAAAAGGACTATCTGCTTGgcccatcaattattaattatataaaaggaaaatacagttttaataataattaaacacaacTACctagccctaatcggtttatacgcgaacTCTAACGAATTGCTTTGCGATTATTATACCGTACCTAGCATAATTTTTAAAGCTGTCATTTCTGTTTTCGTACTTACTCGAATTAGCATGATTATAGTACTACGTTACACCTATTAAGTAGATAAGTACCtctaatatatatatgcattaatCACGTACTTTTGTTGCTTCGTTGCTGTGTGAAAGAATtgcaaacgaacaaacaaaatacctactttagcatcaataataataatagcaaaatatttattagcataaaattttacattaaacaACCCGTTGACAACTTGGAGGAgtgtcttaaaaagttcaaagtttgtattcagcgttaacttttagaaaatttagaaCTATTCTAGTATAAAAGgcctacgtaatcgataaaaaagcttgggtgtgaattattactctaaacagattgatcttataataattttaaatgacatcttGAGATAGTGCTAACAAAAATGAATACCTGGCTAATGTTGTTGTGATCTTCTGCGTTTGGAAATctcgtagctttcgttttaacttcacgaatatggttatcgccatcatctccaCATGCCTACACATTTCTCATAcgatgtacgcatcataagtgccatctatgggcctacttagtaaagatattttttactttttattttattgatagaggatttaaataagacaaaaaattaaatgtgtaaaattattttatattgcaataatAGTCATAAACtgtcaaaacaaataaatagtgcTAATCTGGGTGTATGCAAATCTCAAAACTGGCAGGTCCAAAATAAGTGCTGTAAAAGTGTACTGTGTGAAAGAGACACAACATTTCGTATGAAAGTTTTGGCACTACTTTTGCACCTGTCATTTTAGTTCATTTTGGGTTTGTGCACAACTAAGTTAGCACCATTATATCACTACGATAAACCTACTAAGTATAATACCACTTACGTCAAATTTAAACTTAGCTATGTACTAGAACTTAAAGTTACATCACATGTAGAATgagatttctttatatatagTAAAAGGGGTTTAAGCAGCAAAAGCATTTAGCAGCGTGTAACCCGAACACTACCCATAAACCTGGGTATAGTAAACAATTTGTTTCCGACCGGTGAATTTGTTCCGTTCCGGGTGGACAGCACATAAAAATGACACTTTTCAAACAGTCCTAGTTATTATGAAGTTGGCACCTTCTGTAGCTAGTTCAGATTATTACTAGTATTGAGTCTTTCTACTATGTCACCCTAATAAGCTTTTCACGTGTAAATTTAGAATGTTCTTTTGCGAAAACCATACCACGGTTATGTCATTACACTGCACAAAAATGGCTCCCACATCGGTTATTTTCGTACCAGTAATTACTAAAATGATCTTTTTGTAATAAATCTTCATACttgcaaaaatatatcaaagctTCTTTATTTGACTCTGCATCCAGTTCAACTAGGTATCAACTTGCCCACTGTTACTTTGAATTCCTTATAATAGGAACGCCGCATCACTTCGGCACAGTCTAATAAATGCCAAAACTTTTGCACAGTACGCTGGTGACGCTGTTCTAGCTATCCTAGCATTTAGAGAAAACTATGATTGATGAAGTCAAGTTCCTAAGGTCACAGAATTGTTTATTACCAGCCACGTATTGTACTAGATCTACCCGATTTCATTATAATACTTGATAagtgaaataaacgatttgagaACCTGCTGTGATCTAGGTACGTACTGCCATAACAAAATCAGTCCAGTATTGcaaacagacatacatacaaacGCACACGCAACCTCCAACTGTTAACCCACATGGATATTATGCTGTCTTAGTCCCGtcgatgaaaaataatttatagagcTATTTAATACCAAAGTAAAAAGcgccttattattttttttactattattatgcATATTTGTTATTAActagatattttacatcaaatattaaatagttttctaTCATAAACAGTTGTAAAAAGATACTACTGTTTATTTAGTTAGACACAAATTCTGAACAAAGTACCTACACTAAATTGacggattaaaaaataatgatgtacctacttatgtagATATAGTTTTTCGCAGGGagctttgaaataaataacactaactttagatctgtcaatttagttcagaGATTTCTGCCTGACCGAATTACCACTATTTCACATCgaatattaaatagataaatagaaaAACAGTTGTAAAAAGTTACAAGTGCTAATTTGGTTGTGCACAAATTCTTCACAAAACTATTTTTACTACTGGTCTTAAAGTACTTCTTTCCGTTTCATTATGTTCTGTTGAAAGGGATAGCACTTTTATACAGGTAATTTAGTGCTTTCAATTTAGTGTAGTTTAGAGATAGGTTTGTGAACAAGCGAGTTAGCACTATTATTTACTATAGCAGCCATTAGATGTACctagattataattatataattgtaacACCAAAACATACGcttaaaactattacaaaagACAATatctttacatttaataaattgaagtaTCATAAGTAGATATAAACATGTAAAATACAGTCTTTGCATTTTTCTTTTGAGGTAcgctctaaaaaaaattgcacgaTATAAAAGCTGGGTTTTGCGATAGTCAtcgattctttaaaaatattgcactagatttatataatttcttccgCAAACCAATTGAATCTAGAATtcaatatacaacttgaacttCATATTCATACACCTAGAACCGTAAATACTCCGAGGCATTAAACACATACCTatcatgtatttaatttaacagaAAAAAGTGCATTTAGGGCTCACATTCTGTATGAAATTGAAGACATTTTGTGACGTCAATTTTCACATCTCTTCATACATTCAAAATACAGTTGAAGGAGAGCCGTTACCAGTGATATTGTGCAAcggtttaattttattgttttgcgTTAAGAGCATTTTAAGAGCCCGAAATAACCTGTACAGTGTTTACCTTTTATTAGAGAAAGAATGCATAAAACCATAATTTCTTTAGTTGTATCAAACATacattcttcattttattttttattattactctaGTATatagagtaggtatagataagtataaaattattatctacCGATGTTTCCATTTCTGTAAACCGTTGATTTGCACGTGTCTTTACAAAAGTTATACCTATGATAGTATATGAACGTGACATTGGTGCCGATTATATGGTACAAGTTACAACGAACTCTGAAATAGGATTCATAGTTACCTAGAAACGTATGGTTTGATCAAGGCTCGACGAATAGATGTGATCAAATCGCAAAACGACTTAAATAGTTTGAAAACAAGCACAAACGATGGatacaaaataatcaatatCTTTGAGCAGGCTCAGAAACTTAGAAAGGTCTGTACAAAGTACCAAGCCGTTGATAATGTCGAATCAGTTCTATAAAGCTTCCTTTCAAAAAAATTCTACACTTGAGACCTAAAAACAATGTTCCTTACAGCAAAGGAAAACACTACATATTCACATGTCAATTTTGTTCAGTTAAGGGATTTTTGAACGGAAGGTATTGTTAACTAAGTATTTAGGATTATGAATTCGCTGCATTGTACAAAATTCTTAAAGAACCAAATTCGATCATAACCAATAAAATGCCTTGTGCTACTgaggtagcggtgatagcctctaacttttcagagttatgagcgtttttaatttaaggaattaaaatatcacttgctttaacggtgtagcAAAACATCGTTACgacacctgcatgcctaatAGTTCTGTCTCCATAaggttctcgaaggcgtgtgaagtctacgaatCCGTACTTCGCCaccgtggtagactacggtctaaacaCGTCAAGAaggagaggagacccgtacccttaAGTGGGTGGGTAATGtgatgattacgatgatgatcatgataacTGGGCATGAAGCGTTGTTGGGCGTGGTGTAGATGCAGTCATGGGTTTAGCGTTACGTTCTAAAGTGTTGCTGTACCGGATACTTCTGGTTTTATCGGAAACCATAGCTTTTTTATCGAGTGACCACTAATGGTGCAGTTCAACTTCTTGTTGGGTGTTTATTGACATTTAATATTCTTGTAAGCGAGTTTTCATAACGCAGAATGTTACACTCTAGATTCAGATGCAGATAAGCTAAAACGGAATAAAGTGTAAGCAGCGTACGTAAACAAATTATCTCTTGTTTTTGTTCTTCATGGTAAGACGCCGCCAGAAGCTCGTTTTCTCCGCTGTCGGTTGCTCCTCCCTCGTTTCCTCACCCCTCGTTTCTCCTCGGAGCATATCTAGGAAAGTAGGATCGTTTTTCCGAACATTCTTCTCGATTTTGACAGCCTCTGCGCTGAGTTCGGATTTCAACTTCTCGGGACTTGTGTTTTCTACCTTGAACTCGTTCGGATCTTCGACGAAGGCCTGCTGGAGATCGCGCATGATCTTTTTCCTTATGGTTTTCTTCATGCTGAGATGTCTCTCCAGGGTCTTCACGTCTCCATTTGCGTATGTTTTGTATTCTTCCTTCTTCTTCCTGATGGACTTCTTGGTTTTGTCTTCATTGTCGTCGAAGGCCTTGGTGTCGTACTGCTGGTTGAGTCCGAAGATGTCCCTCAGGTGGGGGATCGCACGCTCCGATGTCATCTTGTCCGCCGGCGCCAATCACGCCCAGTTTCAAATGATCATAGACTCTTCATCGCGGCGACCTGGAATTGAGAAAGAAAACATACTGAGTAAGAgcttaaaacaatttaataggTAGGTTAAACATGTAGGTAAGGTAGATGAAATAAGACGCAATTacgaattatatataatacctacTAGGTCAAATTATGTAA
The genomic region above belongs to Pararge aegeria chromosome 8, ilParAegt1.1, whole genome shotgun sequence and contains:
- the LOC120625666 gene encoding uncharacterized protein LOC120625666, translating into MTSERAIPHLRDIFGLNQQYDTKAFDDNEDKTKKSIRKKKEEYKTYANGDVKTLERHLSMKKTIRKKIMRDLQQAFVEDPNEFKVENTSPEKLKSELSAEAVKIEKNVRKNDPTFLDMLRGETRGEETREEQPTAEKTSFWRRLTMKNKNKR